Proteins co-encoded in one Ignavibacteria bacterium genomic window:
- a CDS encoding PorV/PorQ family protein, which translates to MKKTLLLITILLIGESFGQLFPVLGGQRAGISTAQFLKIGVGGRASAMGDAFVAVGNDASALYWNPAALVQFNDNQVMFSHNSWLVGVKHNFAGAVYHITGDDAIGVSLTSLSAGDMKVTTEFAPMGTGAYFTFSDLAISLSYARKMTDKFSFGATVKYMEETLDKLKMRGVLVDLGTYYWTGLGSSRFAVSFSNFGSQLAPSGDVTLSGNITKSTWQEFSPPTMFRLGFAFEPYETEQHRVTTSIQLNHPNDNSENLSLGAEYSFKEPSTGFSLLLRGGYKINVEEQNYSFGAGLNLPISMAKFTFDYAYVNFDRLGAVHRLSIILGL; encoded by the coding sequence ATGAAAAAAACACTATTACTCATAACAATTCTCTTAATTGGCGAGTCATTCGGACAGCTCTTCCCCGTTTTAGGCGGTCAAAGAGCAGGTATCTCGACAGCTCAATTTTTAAAGATCGGTGTCGGCGGACGAGCCTCAGCTATGGGAGACGCTTTCGTTGCAGTAGGTAATGATGCATCCGCACTCTACTGGAATCCTGCGGCACTGGTTCAGTTCAATGATAACCAGGTCATGTTTTCACACAATAGCTGGCTTGTAGGGGTCAAGCATAACTTCGCCGGGGCAGTCTATCACATAACCGGTGATGACGCCATCGGAGTCTCACTTACCTCACTTTCCGCCGGAGACATGAAGGTTACCACCGAGTTTGCTCCTATGGGAACAGGTGCCTATTTTACATTTTCCGATTTGGCAATATCTCTTAGTTACGCCAGAAAAATGACCGATAAGTTTAGTTTTGGTGCAACAGTCAAGTATATGGAAGAGACTTTGGACAAATTGAAAATGCGTGGTGTGCTGGTTGATCTTGGAACTTATTACTGGACCGGGCTTGGCTCATCCAGATTTGCGGTTTCTTTTTCCAATTTTGGAAGTCAGCTTGCTCCGAGCGGGGATGTTACTCTGTCGGGTAACATAACCAAATCAACCTGGCAGGAGTTTTCTCCTCCAACCATGTTCAGGCTCGGATTTGCATTTGAGCCCTACGAAACGGAGCAACACAGAGTGACAACAAGTATACAATTGAATCATCCTAACGATAACAGCGAAAATTTATCTTTGGGTGCAGAATATTCCTTCAAGGAGCCCTCAACCGGATTTTCCTTACTCTTAAGAGGCGGATACAAGATAAATGTTGAGGAACAGAATTACAGTTTCGGAGCCGGTTTGAATCTCCCTATTTCGATGGCAAAATTTACCTTTGATTATGCCTATGTAAATTTTGACCGTCTCGGTGCAGTTCACAGACTTTCCATCATTTTGGGGTTGTAA
- a CDS encoding TonB-dependent receptor — MNSGTSMIKLIPVFLLLFTLSTFAQNGSIGGKIIDKRTETPLPGVNVILKGTYFGAASDVNGGFMIKNVPPGSYNVEVSFIGYKTTQITGIKVTANTKTTVDVKLEETSLTLTQDVVIIGDKPLMDVEETQSKKTISSEDIELAVVENVTDIIAQQAGVVSNDNSLHIRGGRSYENAFLLDGVSVQDPLAGTGFGLQISANSLEEVEVITGGFNAEFGQATSGIVNVKTKEGSVKRFNGYISYKTDNLADKSNPHVFNIDIFEISLSGPEPITKYLLPALGIEFPGEISFFTNLYVGLSDGITQGYFKPKTAPLNSSTFFGTRFAPKMENSWYGLGKVTYKVTPTFKISYSYNQSVSINQNSQSLQSNLEYVEPSPGYQYEFQNILENANVFTHKNIYNTLGLTHTLNTKTFYEIKFSKFLTNLRTDANGRDWTQYRQPKDIPNFPVEYYNLGRDTIGVIPGDGFWDVGNPYTWHDHYLDEFSITGDLTSFFDEKNKFKAGFKLQFQEMQVVDIYQPWVGTLGLNNDIYKVHPMIGSIYAQDNVNFGGMILNFGLRLDFWFPGKYVDDAVANPDVVTIPDQVRQNYRDDSFKFFGDRYFKARLSPRLGISHPITNSQTLFFSYGHFSKWPKPQFVYAKLDPYNSQSSFQKFGNPNLKPETTVAYELGVKTQFTDDDVLTVTAYYKDIFDYINTRTARISSPRFASQRFTTYVNADYARSRGLEFEYQKRIGKWFRGSAVFSYSEVTGKSSSADEGILIAQGTLEESIKEQYAPWDRPITATLSANFFVAPGEPLFDFGEGILDDYNFNVRFFFQSGKRYTPAVFTGSYEADGRPQYETVRGERYTMIADNWFYIDMNFEKYVKIGSFRFSVFLEVNNILDTKNSAIINPATGKAYEAGDPTPGTWNDPLYPDLQAPLNPYPFNPARYLTRRNIKLGVSFKF, encoded by the coding sequence ATGAACAGTGGAACAAGCATGATAAAACTGATACCCGTTTTTCTTCTGTTATTTACACTTTCGACATTTGCACAAAATGGCAGCATAGGTGGAAAAATAATTGATAAACGAACCGAAACTCCACTACCCGGTGTGAATGTGATACTCAAGGGTACTTACTTTGGTGCCGCATCTGATGTAAATGGCGGCTTTATGATAAAAAATGTTCCTCCCGGTTCATATAATGTTGAAGTTTCTTTTATCGGATATAAAACTACACAGATAACCGGAATAAAAGTTACCGCAAACACCAAGACTACTGTGGATGTGAAGCTCGAAGAGACCTCATTGACACTTACGCAGGATGTCGTAATTATCGGTGACAAGCCCTTGATGGATGTTGAAGAAACTCAGAGCAAGAAAACCATTTCCAGTGAAGACATTGAACTTGCTGTCGTTGAAAATGTCACTGACATCATTGCTCAACAGGCCGGTGTGGTTTCAAATGATAATTCTCTGCATATCAGAGGCGGACGCTCATATGAAAATGCCTTTCTGCTCGACGGTGTTTCCGTACAGGATCCACTTGCAGGAACAGGCTTCGGACTCCAGATCAGTGCTAATTCGCTGGAAGAAGTTGAAGTTATTACAGGCGGTTTTAATGCCGAGTTTGGTCAGGCAACCTCAGGTATTGTTAATGTGAAGACCAAAGAGGGAAGTGTCAAAAGATTTAATGGCTACATATCCTACAAAACTGACAATCTTGCCGACAAATCAAATCCGCATGTATTTAATATCGATATTTTTGAAATAAGCCTTTCGGGACCTGAACCGATTACAAAATATTTACTCCCTGCTCTTGGAATTGAATTTCCGGGTGAAATTTCATTTTTTACCAATCTTTATGTGGGTCTCTCTGACGGTATAACCCAGGGCTATTTCAAACCTAAAACTGCACCACTAAATTCAAGTACATTCTTCGGAACGAGGTTTGCTCCTAAAATGGAAAACAGTTGGTATGGTTTAGGTAAGGTGACATATAAGGTTACTCCAACTTTCAAAATATCCTATTCATATAATCAATCTGTTTCCATTAATCAGAATTCGCAGTCACTGCAATCGAACCTCGAGTATGTGGAACCCAGCCCCGGTTATCAGTATGAATTCCAGAATATTTTGGAAAATGCAAATGTTTTCACTCATAAAAACATTTACAACACATTAGGTTTGACACATACACTGAATACCAAAACATTCTATGAAATCAAGTTTAGCAAGTTTCTCACCAATTTGAGAACTGACGCCAATGGAAGGGACTGGACCCAGTATCGTCAGCCAAAAGATATACCAAACTTTCCGGTAGAGTACTATAATCTTGGAAGAGATACAATCGGTGTAATACCCGGTGATGGATTTTGGGATGTAGGTAATCCCTATACCTGGCATGATCACTATCTGGATGAGTTCTCAATCACAGGTGACCTGACCAGCTTTTTCGACGAGAAAAACAAATTCAAAGCAGGTTTTAAACTCCAGTTTCAGGAGATGCAGGTTGTCGACATCTATCAGCCATGGGTTGGAACACTTGGTTTAAACAATGATATTTACAAAGTTCACCCCATGATCGGTTCAATTTACGCACAGGATAATGTCAATTTTGGTGGTATGATCCTTAATTTCGGTTTGAGACTCGATTTCTGGTTCCCCGGTAAGTATGTCGACGATGCCGTTGCAAATCCTGATGTTGTTACTATTCCTGATCAGGTAAGACAAAATTACCGCGACGACAGTTTCAAGTTTTTTGGTGACAGGTATTTCAAGGCAAGACTAAGTCCTCGTTTGGGTATTTCGCATCCAATCACAAATTCACAGACCTTGTTTTTCTCATATGGACATTTTAGTAAATGGCCAAAGCCTCAGTTTGTTTATGCAAAACTTGATCCATATAATTCTCAGTCTTCCTTCCAGAAATTTGGTAACCCGAATCTGAAACCCGAAACCACAGTGGCTTACGAACTTGGGGTAAAGACACAGTTCACTGATGACGATGTACTCACTGTTACTGCGTACTACAAAGATATTTTTGACTATATAAATACAAGAACTGCCAGAATTTCAAGTCCAAGGTTTGCATCCCAGAGATTTACTACCTATGTGAATGCCGATTATGCACGCTCGAGAGGTTTGGAGTTTGAATATCAGAAGAGAATAGGGAAGTGGTTCAGAGGAAGTGCAGTATTTTCATATTCTGAAGTGACGGGTAAAAGTTCTTCTGCTGATGAAGGCATCCTGATCGCACAGGGAACACTCGAGGAGTCGATAAAAGAACAATATGCTCCTTGGGACAGGCCCATCACTGCAACTCTGAGTGCAAACTTTTTTGTGGCGCCGGGCGAACCGCTCTTCGATTTTGGTGAAGGAATTCTTGATGACTATAACTTTAATGTTAGATTCTTTTTCCAGTCAGGAAAAAGATACACTCCGGCAGTTTTCACCGGAAGTTACGAAGCTGACGGAAGACCTCAGTACGAAACAGTTCGTGGCGAAAGATATACAATGATCGCCGATAACTGGTTTTATATCGATATGAATTTTGAGAAATATGTAAAAATCGGTTCTTTTAGATTCAGTGTATTTCTTGAAGTAAACAACATTTTGGATACAAAAAACTCGGCAATTATAAATCCTGCTACAGGCAAAGCCTACGAAGCAGGTGATCCGACTCCAGGTACATGGAATGACCCTCTTTATCCTGACCTTCAGGCACCGTTGAATCCTTATCCGTTCAACCCAGCCAGATATTTAACAAGACGCAACATTAAACTCGGTGTAAGCTTTAAGTTTTAA